Proteins encoded in a region of the Halorussus sp. MSC15.2 genome:
- a CDS encoding transcription elongation factor Spt5, with product MPMYAVKTTASQERTVADMIINREEPEIHAALAPDSLTSYVMVEADDDAVISRVLEEIPHARSMVPGASDISEVEHFLSPTPDVEGIAEGDIVELIAGPFKGEKAQVQRIDEGKDQVTVELYEATVPIPVTVRGDQIRVLDSEER from the coding sequence ATGCCAATGTACGCAGTCAAGACGACCGCGAGTCAGGAACGCACCGTCGCAGACATGATTATCAACCGGGAAGAGCCGGAGATTCACGCCGCGCTCGCGCCCGACTCGCTGACGAGCTACGTGATGGTGGAAGCCGACGACGACGCGGTCATCAGCCGCGTTCTCGAAGAGATTCCGCACGCCCGGAGCATGGTGCCCGGCGCGAGCGACATCTCCGAGGTCGAACACTTCCTCTCGCCGACGCCGGACGTCGAGGGCATCGCGGAGGGCGACATCGTGGAACTCATCGCCGGTCCGTTCAAGGGCGAGAAGGCGCAGGTCCAGCGCATCGACGAAGGGAAGGACCAAGTGACGGTCGAACTCTACGAGGCGACGGTCCCGATTCCGGTGACGGTCCGCGGGGACCAGATTCGGGTGCTGGATAGCGAGGAACGGTAG
- a CDS encoding MFS transporter, protein MAESSGGSLRLFRNREFVALASTAFARSQAYSTILIALALYADMFDTSGTVEGLFGTAFAAVQLFIVLPLGRYVDLRDSKRFLLAGLALNVAVFVGFAFVSSVEHVILLRVVQGFSASILWLTGTTVVGEISPDESRGLWIGTYNQVGAFSSLLGDVFGGLLLFLYDFEVTYAVLSVITIGAFLSVFAFLRDNPGGRADPEEASGYETLADLMGRRAIKALVFFRGSFSVGKMAVIIFLPIYARTEFGINALVIGGIMAGGKLTKSLTQGKVGDLTDRFGEKYRFILAGALTYAVGTALIPLAGFAEGYVPGVTLAALGESLALPGAFFVLFTAYAVLGVADSLRLPASMALFVEEGEHFDAVGSSLSLRSIAWKVGQVGGPVLVGAIWDATSVLVAFWTAAGFIVVSSVVFAWLFTMEPAPDHVAAAADD, encoded by the coding sequence GTGGCCGAGTCGAGCGGCGGGTCACTCCGCCTCTTCCGGAACCGAGAGTTCGTGGCGCTCGCCAGCACCGCGTTCGCCCGGAGTCAGGCGTACTCGACGATTCTCATCGCGCTGGCGCTGTACGCCGACATGTTCGACACCTCCGGCACCGTCGAGGGACTGTTCGGGACCGCGTTCGCCGCGGTACAGTTGTTCATCGTCCTGCCGCTCGGTCGGTACGTGGACCTGCGCGACTCCAAGCGGTTCCTGCTCGCGGGTCTCGCGCTCAACGTCGCCGTGTTCGTCGGGTTCGCGTTCGTCTCCAGCGTCGAACACGTCATCCTGCTCCGGGTCGTGCAGGGCTTCTCAGCGAGCATTCTCTGGCTGACGGGTACCACCGTCGTCGGCGAAATCAGCCCCGACGAGTCGAGGGGACTCTGGATAGGGACGTACAATCAGGTCGGAGCGTTCTCCAGTCTGTTGGGCGACGTGTTCGGCGGTCTCCTACTGTTCCTCTACGACTTCGAGGTCACCTACGCGGTCCTGTCGGTCATCACCATCGGGGCGTTCCTCTCGGTGTTCGCGTTCCTCCGGGACAACCCCGGCGGCCGCGCCGACCCCGAGGAGGCCTCCGGCTACGAGACCCTCGCGGACCTGATGGGACGCCGGGCCATCAAGGCCCTCGTGTTCTTCCGGGGGTCGTTCAGCGTGGGGAAGATGGCGGTCATCATCTTCCTGCCAATTTACGCCCGGACCGAGTTCGGCATCAACGCCCTCGTCATCGGCGGCATCATGGCCGGGGGTAAACTCACCAAGTCGCTCACGCAGGGGAAGGTCGGCGACCTGACCGACCGCTTCGGCGAGAAGTACCGGTTCATCCTCGCGGGCGCGCTGACCTACGCGGTCGGCACCGCGCTCATCCCGCTCGCGGGGTTCGCCGAGGGGTACGTCCCCGGCGTGACCCTCGCCGCCCTCGGCGAGTCGCTGGCGCTCCCCGGCGCGTTCTTCGTCCTGTTCACCGCCTACGCGGTCCTCGGGGTGGCCGACAGCCTCCGACTCCCCGCGAGCATGGCGCTGTTCGTCGAGGAGGGCGAGCACTTCGACGCGGTGGGGTCGAGCCTCTCGCTCCGGTCCATCGCGTGGAAGGTCGGGCAGGTCGGCGGCCCGGTCCTCGTGGGGGCTATCTGGGACGCCACCTCGGTCCTCGTCGCCTTCTGGACCGCCGCGGGGTTCATCGTGGTTTCGTCGGTCGTGTTCGCGTGGCTGTTCACGATGGAACCCGCGCCCGACCACGTGGCCGCGGCGGCCGACGATTGA
- a CDS encoding NAD(P)-dependent oxidoreductase: MAITGAAGKVGRQALLALCGHDVTPVTHREHEDLEGPTLDVTDAEAFADALSGQDVLVHLAGNPSPDADWEGVFEPNVGGTYNAYEAARENDLDRVVFASSNHAVQMHNVEDPAEPESMREDARAVRPDDPTRPDSYYGVSKVAAEALGEFYADRHGIEVVNLRIGWLMDEDQLRETQDGDDEARARFARAMWLSHTDCREAVKSAVGADLPESSVTAHAVSRNDDRYLSLTETMRKLDYRPRDNSAEVLA; this comes from the coding sequence GTGGCAATCACAGGTGCGGCGGGCAAGGTAGGCCGACAGGCGCTGTTGGCGCTCTGCGGCCACGACGTGACGCCCGTCACGCACCGCGAACACGAGGACTTGGAGGGTCCGACGCTCGACGTGACCGACGCCGAGGCGTTCGCCGACGCGCTCTCCGGACAGGACGTGTTGGTCCACCTCGCGGGCAACCCCTCGCCCGACGCTGACTGGGAGGGCGTCTTCGAACCCAACGTCGGCGGCACCTACAACGCCTACGAGGCCGCCCGCGAGAACGACCTCGACAGGGTAGTCTTCGCGTCGTCGAACCACGCGGTCCAGATGCACAACGTCGAAGACCCCGCCGAACCCGAGTCGATGCGCGAGGACGCTCGCGCCGTCCGACCCGACGACCCCACCCGCCCCGACTCCTACTACGGCGTGAGCAAGGTGGCGGCCGAGGCGCTCGGCGAGTTCTACGCCGACCGCCACGGCATCGAGGTGGTCAACCTCCGCATCGGGTGGCTGATGGACGAGGACCAACTCCGGGAGACCCAAGACGGGGACGACGAAGCGCGCGCCCGTTTCGCCCGAGCGATGTGGCTGAGTCACACCGACTGTCGAGAGGCCGTCAAGTCCGCGGTGGGCGCCGACCTCCCCGAGTCGTCAGTGACCGCCCACGCCGTCTCCCGGAACGACGACCGCTATCTCTCGCTGACAGAGACGATGCGGAAACTGGACTACCGGCCCCGCGACAACTCCGCGGAGGTACTGGCGTAG
- a CDS encoding alpha/beta hydrolase, translating to MSFNRRTFLKRSAVTTTGLAALAGASGTAAAYDVPLISTRDHYNDDGSLVSGETQRSYDTNGLVPGIDTGCTGDLTVFIHGWDKNSSESGAEQAAREKIQHARDELTGAGYGGTVVGYTWDNDVGSGVDFGWGEAKTVAQKNGAKLAQVAVDYKSQCPESNVRFVSHSLGAQVLLSSLRSLNGSWFTDNGYDVYSTHLLGAAQDNEAPTQENPDTYDAITNVVTNAYNYHSNEDDVLQWIYNSFEFDQALGETGYEEGKTPAPNYDEFDATSQVGNDHSGYLTNLSDEIVSDM from the coding sequence ATGTCGTTCAACCGCCGAACCTTCCTGAAGCGTAGTGCAGTGACTACCACCGGACTGGCCGCGCTCGCCGGAGCGTCGGGCACCGCAGCGGCCTACGACGTCCCGTTGATTTCGACCCGCGACCACTACAACGACGATGGGTCGCTGGTCTCCGGCGAGACCCAGCGCAGTTACGACACCAACGGACTGGTCCCGGGAATCGATACGGGATGCACCGGCGACCTCACGGTGTTCATCCACGGATGGGACAAGAACAGCAGCGAGTCCGGTGCCGAGCAGGCGGCCCGGGAGAAGATTCAGCACGCCCGCGACGAACTGACGGGGGCCGGATACGGCGGCACCGTGGTCGGGTACACGTGGGACAACGACGTCGGCAGCGGCGTGGACTTCGGATGGGGCGAGGCCAAGACCGTGGCTCAGAAGAACGGTGCGAAGCTCGCGCAGGTCGCGGTGGATTACAAGTCTCAGTGTCCGGAGTCGAACGTCCGGTTCGTCAGTCACTCGCTGGGCGCGCAGGTGCTGTTGAGTTCGCTGCGCTCGCTGAACGGGTCGTGGTTCACCGACAACGGGTACGACGTCTACTCGACCCACCTGCTGGGGGCCGCACAGGACAACGAAGCGCCGACGCAGGAGAATCCGGATACCTACGACGCCATCACCAACGTGGTCACGAACGCGTACAACTACCACAGCAACGAGGACGACGTTCTCCAGTGGATTTACAACTCGTTCGAGTTCGACCAAGCCCTCGGCGAAACCGGCTACGAGGAGGGCAAAACGCCCGCTCCGAACTACGACGAGTTCGACGCCACCTCGCAGGTCGGGAATGACCACTCGGGCTACCTGACGAACCTCTCGGACGAAATCGTCTCCGACATGTAA
- a CDS encoding aldo/keto reductase, translated as MPMLGLGTYQDADYDECVESVRTALEIGYRHVDATERREAYYNETAVGDAVEQVGVPRDELFVATKVSPEDLDYDHVYRSVEESLDRLGMEYVDLLYVHWPTGDYEATETLDAFADLREEGLIERIGVSNFTVDLLAEAVGVADEPIFANQVEMHPLLPQTELREFCARDDVNVELVAYSPIARGNVEAVDELWEVAEKHGATPEQVSLAWLREKGVTAIPESTSEDHLRENWLSLGVDLDPEDVETLDSIDERRRIVDPEEAPWNW; from the coding sequence ATGCCGATGCTCGGCCTCGGCACCTATCAGGACGCGGACTACGACGAGTGCGTCGAGAGCGTCCGGACGGCCCTCGAGATAGGGTATCGGCACGTGGACGCGACCGAGCGGCGGGAGGCCTACTACAACGAGACCGCGGTGGGCGATGCAGTCGAGCAAGTAGGCGTCCCCCGCGACGAACTCTTCGTGGCGACGAAAGTCAGCCCCGAAGACCTCGACTACGACCACGTGTACAGGAGCGTCGAGGAGAGTCTCGACAGACTCGGGATGGAGTACGTCGACCTGCTGTACGTCCACTGGCCGACCGGCGACTACGAGGCCACCGAGACGCTCGACGCCTTCGCGGACCTCCGCGAGGAGGGCCTCATCGAGCGAATCGGCGTGAGCAACTTCACGGTCGACCTGCTGGCGGAGGCCGTCGGTGTCGCGGACGAGCCGATATTCGCCAATCAGGTCGAGATGCACCCGCTGCTGCCCCAGACCGAACTCCGGGAGTTCTGCGCGCGCGACGACGTGAACGTGGAACTGGTGGCCTACTCGCCCATCGCACGCGGAAACGTCGAAGCGGTCGACGAGTTGTGGGAGGTGGCCGAGAAGCACGGGGCGACGCCCGAGCAGGTCAGCCTCGCGTGGCTGCGCGAGAAGGGGGTGACCGCCATCCCCGAGTCCACCAGCGAGGACCACCTCCGGGAGAACTGGCTCAGCCTCGGCGTGGACCTAGACCCCGAGGACGTCGAGACGCTGGACTCCATCGACGAGCGACGCCGCATCGTGGACCCGGAAGAGGCCCCGTGGAACTGGTGA
- a CDS encoding protein translocase SEC61 complex subunit gamma, whose product MDVKLDLSSYVRVLKLASTPSWEEFSKISKIAGAGIILVGLLGFIIFAVMSFLPA is encoded by the coding sequence ATGGACGTCAAACTCGACCTCTCGTCGTACGTGCGGGTGCTGAAACTCGCCAGCACGCCCTCGTGGGAGGAGTTCTCGAAAATCTCGAAAATCGCCGGTGCCGGAATCATCCTCGTGGGACTGCTCGGCTTTATCATCTTCGCCGTCATGAGTTTCCTCCCAGCGTAG
- a CDS encoding HAH_0734 family protein, translating to MKRLIIHGDPGIRKNAVINYDGDERVCLAISRQGDWHGPDEPQLWCTIGTEDEREDFEKRNYVPHWLETESVDAEDVDIVKRAEDIAVS from the coding sequence ATGAAGCGACTCATCATCCACGGGGACCCCGGCATCCGGAAGAACGCCGTCATCAACTACGACGGCGACGAGCGCGTCTGCCTCGCCATCAGTCGGCAGGGCGACTGGCACGGTCCCGACGAACCCCAGTTGTGGTGTACCATCGGCACCGAGGACGAGCGCGAGGACTTCGAGAAGCGCAACTACGTCCCCCACTGGCTGGAGACCGAGTCCGTCGACGCCGAGGACGTCGATATCGTGAAGCGCGCGGAGGACATCGCAGTCTCGTAA
- the ftsZ gene encoding cell division protein FtsZ, whose product MDSLVEDAIEEAEGGQDSQQPSSGAGSKANAANASGTMTDEELKDVLQDLQTDITVVGCGGAGGNTVNRMAEEGIHGAKLVAANTDVQHLVEIEADTKILMGEQKTQGRGAGSLPQVGEEAALESQEEIYDAIQGSDMVFVTAGLGGGTGTGSAPVVAKAARESGALTISIVTTPFTAEGEVRRTNAEAGLERLRDVSDTVIVVPNDRLLDSVGKLPVRQAFKVADEVLMRSVKGITELITKPGLVNLDFADVRTVMEKGGVAMIGLGESDSDSKAQDSVKSAMRSPLLDVDISGANSALVNVTGGNDMSIEEAEGVVEEIYDRIDPDARIIWGTSIDEELDGEMRTMIVVTGVESPQIYGRNEAQQAKANKRLQDIDYVE is encoded by the coding sequence ATGGACTCGCTAGTCGAAGACGCCATCGAGGAAGCCGAGGGGGGACAGGACTCCCAACAGCCCAGTTCGGGGGCTGGGTCCAAGGCGAACGCCGCCAACGCCTCGGGGACGATGACCGACGAGGAACTCAAGGACGTTCTACAGGACCTCCAGACCGACATCACCGTGGTCGGTTGCGGCGGAGCCGGTGGCAACACGGTCAATCGAATGGCCGAGGAAGGCATCCACGGCGCGAAACTCGTGGCGGCCAACACCGACGTACAGCACCTCGTGGAAATCGAAGCCGACACCAAGATTCTCATGGGCGAGCAGAAGACCCAAGGTCGCGGCGCTGGCTCGCTTCCGCAGGTCGGCGAGGAAGCCGCCCTCGAGAGTCAAGAGGAGATATACGACGCGATTCAGGGGTCCGACATGGTGTTCGTCACCGCCGGACTCGGCGGCGGGACGGGGACCGGTTCGGCTCCCGTGGTCGCCAAGGCCGCCCGCGAGTCGGGCGCGCTGACAATCTCCATCGTCACGACGCCGTTCACGGCCGAGGGCGAGGTCCGACGGACCAACGCCGAGGCCGGACTGGAGCGTCTGCGCGACGTGTCCGACACGGTCATCGTCGTGCCGAACGACCGCCTGCTCGACTCCGTGGGCAAACTCCCCGTCCGGCAGGCGTTCAAGGTCGCCGACGAGGTGCTGATGCGCTCGGTCAAGGGCATCACGGAACTCATCACCAAACCCGGTCTCGTCAACCTCGACTTCGCCGACGTTCGCACCGTCATGGAGAAGGGCGGCGTGGCGATGATTGGACTCGGCGAGAGCGACTCGGACTCCAAGGCACAGGACTCCGTGAAGTCCGCGATGCGGTCGCCGCTGCTCGACGTGGACATCTCGGGCGCGAACTCCGCGCTGGTCAACGTCACCGGCGGCAACGACATGTCCATCGAGGAAGCCGAGGGCGTCGTCGAGGAGATATATGACCGCATCGACCCCGACGCCCGCATCATCTGGGGGACCTCTATCGACGAGGAACTCGACGGCGAGATGCGCACGATGATAGTCGTCACCGGCGTCGAGTCGCCCCAGATTTACGGCCGCAACGAGGCCCAGCAGGCCAAGGCCAACAAGCGACTCCAAGACATCGACTACGTGGAGTAG